A window of Lysobacter terrestris contains these coding sequences:
- a CDS encoding carboxyl transferase domain-containing protein has product MPALTSQLDPRSQDFLDNAAYHRALVEELDARLARAADGGGAKARTKHTERGKLLARDRITALLDPGSPFLEIAPLAAEGMYEDAAPAAGMVCGIGRVMGQEVVIVANDATVKGGTYFPMTVKKHLRAQEIARENNLPCVYLVDSGGAFLPLQDQVFPDKEHFGRIFYNQARMSAENIPQIAVVMGSCTAGGAYVPAMCDESIIVKEQGTIFLGGPPLVKAATGEVVDAEALGGADVHTSVSGVADHFAEDDRHALQIARDIVGTLNRSKAVPVAVQPVREPLYAPEELYGIVPKDTRRPFDIREVIARVVDGSEFQEFKARYGKTLVTGFAHLHGYPVGIVANNGILFAESALKGAHFIELCNQRGIPLVFLQNITGFMVGRKYENAGIAKDGAKMVTAVACSHVPKFTVVIGGSFGAGNYAMCGRAYGARFLWMWPNARISVMGGEQAASVLATVKRDGIEAAGKVWTADEEEAFKAPIRDQYESQGNPYYATARLWDDGIIDPADTRRVLGLAISASLNAPIEERTRFGVFRM; this is encoded by the coding sequence ATGCCCGCGCTCACCTCCCAGCTCGATCCCCGCTCGCAGGATTTCCTCGACAACGCCGCCTATCACCGGGCCCTGGTCGAGGAACTCGATGCCCGCCTGGCCCGCGCGGCCGACGGCGGCGGCGCGAAGGCACGCACGAAGCACACCGAACGCGGAAAGCTGCTGGCACGCGACCGCATCACCGCCCTGCTCGATCCAGGCTCGCCCTTCCTCGAAATCGCGCCGCTTGCGGCCGAAGGCATGTACGAGGACGCAGCGCCGGCCGCCGGCATGGTCTGCGGCATCGGCCGCGTGATGGGTCAGGAAGTGGTGATCGTCGCCAACGACGCCACGGTCAAGGGCGGCACCTACTTCCCGATGACGGTGAAGAAGCACCTGCGCGCGCAGGAAATCGCCCGCGAGAACAACCTGCCGTGCGTGTACCTCGTGGATTCCGGCGGGGCCTTCCTGCCCCTGCAGGACCAGGTATTCCCCGACAAGGAACACTTCGGCCGCATCTTCTACAACCAGGCACGGATGAGCGCGGAGAACATCCCGCAGATCGCCGTGGTCATGGGCTCGTGCACCGCCGGCGGCGCCTACGTGCCCGCGATGTGCGACGAATCGATCATCGTCAAGGAACAGGGCACCATCTTCCTCGGCGGCCCGCCGCTGGTGAAAGCGGCAACTGGCGAAGTCGTCGATGCCGAAGCGCTTGGCGGCGCCGACGTACACACCTCGGTGTCCGGCGTGGCCGACCATTTCGCCGAAGACGACCGCCACGCCCTGCAGATCGCGCGCGACATCGTCGGCACGCTCAACCGGAGCAAGGCCGTGCCGGTGGCCGTGCAACCCGTGCGCGAACCGCTGTACGCGCCCGAGGAGCTCTACGGCATCGTCCCGAAGGACACCCGCCGCCCGTTCGACATCCGCGAGGTGATCGCCCGCGTCGTCGACGGCAGCGAGTTCCAGGAGTTCAAGGCGCGCTACGGCAAGACCCTGGTCACGGGCTTCGCCCACCTGCACGGCTATCCGGTCGGCATCGTCGCCAACAACGGCATCCTGTTCGCCGAATCCGCGCTCAAGGGCGCGCACTTCATCGAACTGTGCAACCAGCGCGGCATCCCGCTCGTGTTCCTGCAGAACATCACCGGCTTCATGGTGGGGCGCAAGTACGAGAACGCGGGCATCGCGAAGGACGGCGCGAAGATGGTGACGGCGGTCGCGTGCTCGCACGTACCGAAGTTCACCGTCGTGATCGGCGGCAGCTTCGGCGCGGGCAACTACGCCATGTGCGGACGCGCCTACGGCGCGCGCTTCCTGTGGATGTGGCCGAACGCGCGCATCAGCGTGATGGGCGGCGAACAGGCCGCATCCGTGCTCGCTACCGTCAAGCGCGACGGCATCGAAGCCGCCGGCAAGGTGTGGACGGCGGACGAGGAAGAAGCCTTCAAGGCGCCGATCCGCGACCAGTACGAATCGCAGGGCAACCCCTACTACGCCACGGCGCGCCTGTGGGATGACGGCATCATCGATCCGGCCGACACACGGCGCGTGCTGGGCCTGGCAATTTCGGCGAGCCTGAATGCACCGATCGAGGAGCGCACGCGCTTCGGCGTCTTCCGCATGTGA